The following are from one region of the Solidesulfovibrio sp. genome:
- a CDS encoding C13 family peptidase codes for MWFGRILLLTALAAFSVLWPGLAPAADIDTYAKAHDRLVAQDARAGDDGTSVAGDETLRQGAVSVTAGGRAVTLGQGPGWLFGLATPLGQGKTLYRLALVAQDGKTTFAAVDALPSGLTAVAARRQAPAVAAVDSREAALTALTDRLLGHSLQGRRVYAANEAVTDTATVALWRGEVTLSGGPGWLFFVDDKPGANWEHPCRYVLVSRTGALAVATATMPPKDLSGFTELTTRAAPASKAANGAAAPTISPPTAKAATDASHRYAVIISGGADRYSNYTRYWKDCSFFFTTLKANGFLQDNIYVLISDGKDPAVDQSNGTSSLWDLNDDGIDDTRYSATKANITAVFDELAGKMTSEDILYIFTTDHGGNNADTNPAPFANSDVVLWLWNDTSITNAAFAAEVNKVKAKAVVGIFEQCFSGGFVEALKGPNRVLLSASRWWELSYAAASDALDYDEFSYYATQALADPTKGDSNGDGIVTLEEAYAYALAKDSYQSETLSDKGDNDGEHPSYYSNPWDLGRKLALTGAYPQAKAPTYGGYSQYEVGDAFPGGGTAKGWQGADTSWTLALPFAFPINGTTYDTVNVGSNGMLSFGTAVASGLNSVDGLKAAVAVAPYWDRLTTTTAGDDVSVLSDATGTTIIWKAHTWIDNRPVNTAARLFPNGTIRLYYGTGNQNTSRTEYRDKTIGLSLGDAASDKYLLGLRNGAPDLGNARTLLIQPAAMAPPAMGLPWASLLLQ; via the coding sequence ATGTGGTTCGGACGCATTCTCCTCCTGACGGCCCTCGCGGCTTTCTCCGTGCTTTGGCCGGGCCTCGCCCCGGCGGCGGACATCGACACCTACGCCAAGGCCCATGACCGGCTCGTCGCCCAGGACGCCCGGGCCGGCGACGACGGGACCAGCGTCGCCGGCGACGAGACCCTCCGCCAGGGCGCCGTTTCCGTGACCGCGGGCGGGCGCGCCGTCACGCTGGGGCAGGGGCCGGGCTGGCTGTTCGGCCTGGCCACGCCGCTTGGCCAAGGCAAGACCCTGTACCGACTGGCCCTGGTCGCCCAGGACGGCAAGACCACCTTCGCCGCCGTGGACGCCCTGCCGTCCGGCCTGACGGCGGTGGCGGCCCGCCGGCAAGCCCCGGCCGTGGCCGCCGTGGACAGCCGGGAAGCGGCCCTGACGGCGCTCACCGACCGGCTGCTCGGCCACAGCCTGCAAGGCCGGCGGGTCTACGCGGCAAACGAGGCCGTCACCGACACGGCGACCGTCGCCCTGTGGCGCGGCGAAGTGACGCTTTCCGGCGGCCCGGGCTGGCTGTTCTTCGTGGACGACAAGCCCGGGGCCAACTGGGAGCATCCCTGCCGCTACGTGCTCGTGTCCCGGACCGGCGCCCTCGCGGTGGCCACGGCCACCATGCCGCCCAAGGACCTGTCGGGTTTCACGGAACTGACCACCCGGGCCGCGCCGGCAAGCAAGGCGGCCAACGGCGCGGCGGCCCCGACCATCTCCCCGCCGACGGCCAAGGCAGCCACCGACGCCAGCCACCGCTACGCCGTCATCATCTCCGGCGGGGCCGACCGGTACAGCAACTATACGCGCTACTGGAAGGACTGTTCCTTCTTTTTCACGACGCTCAAGGCCAACGGCTTCCTGCAGGACAACATCTACGTGCTGATCAGCGACGGCAAGGACCCGGCCGTGGACCAGTCCAACGGCACGAGCTCCTTGTGGGACCTCAACGACGACGGGATCGACGACACCCGCTACAGCGCGACCAAGGCGAACATCACGGCCGTGTTCGACGAACTGGCCGGGAAAATGACCAGCGAGGACATCCTCTACATCTTCACCACCGACCACGGCGGCAACAACGCCGACACCAACCCGGCGCCCTTCGCCAACAGCGACGTGGTCCTGTGGCTGTGGAACGACACCTCCATCACCAATGCCGCCTTCGCGGCCGAGGTGAACAAGGTCAAGGCCAAGGCCGTGGTGGGCATTTTCGAGCAGTGCTTTTCCGGGGGATTCGTGGAGGCGCTCAAGGGGCCCAACCGGGTGCTGCTGTCCGCCTCGCGCTGGTGGGAGCTGTCCTACGCCGCCGCCTCGGACGCCCTCGACTACGACGAATTCTCCTACTACGCGACCCAGGCCCTGGCCGACCCGACCAAGGGCGATTCCAACGGCGACGGCATCGTCACCCTGGAGGAAGCCTATGCCTACGCCCTGGCCAAGGATTCCTACCAGTCCGAGACCCTGTCCGACAAAGGCGACAACGACGGCGAACACCCCAGCTACTACAGCAATCCCTGGGACCTCGGCCGCAAGCTCGCCCTGACCGGCGCCTACCCGCAGGCCAAGGCCCCGACCTACGGCGGCTATTCCCAGTACGAGGTCGGCGACGCCTTCCCCGGCGGCGGCACGGCCAAGGGCTGGCAAGGCGCGGATACGTCCTGGACGCTGGCCCTGCCCTTCGCCTTCCCGATTAACGGCACGACCTACGACACGGTCAACGTCGGCAGCAACGGCATGCTGTCCTTCGGCACGGCCGTGGCCAGCGGGCTCAACTCGGTGGACGGGCTCAAGGCGGCCGTGGCCGTGGCCCCGTACTGGGACCGGCTGACCACCACCACCGCGGGCGACGACGTGTCGGTGCTTTCGGACGCGACGGGGACGACCATCATCTGGAAGGCCCACACCTGGATCGACAACCGTCCGGTCAACACGGCGGCGCGGCTTTTCCCCAACGGAACCATCCGGTTGTATTACGGCACGGGCAACCAGAACACCTCGCGCACGGAGTACCGGGACAAGACCATCGGGCTTTCCCTGGGCGATGCGGCAAGCGACAAGTATCTGCTGGGGTTGCGCAACGGCGCGCCCGACCTGGGCAACGCCAGGACGCTGCTCATCCAGCCGGCGGCCATGGCCCCGCCCGCGATGGGGCTGCCCTGGGCCAGTTTGTTGCTGCAATAA
- a CDS encoding ion channel, translating into MNGPARLWRGLLGSTLATSLALVVVILLAASAAFDVFEFQSAPDRNFFDALWLAMVTLSTVGYGDVVPTTVAGRLVAMAIMAAGVGVMATLTGNLASVLIERKNRKRQGLMPVRTSGHCLVLGYNAQAPQLLRALAAAAPHGRKPAVVLVAPLDPEVFAGLSADLSLDDALEFCRGNPAQEPTLVRASPGTARAAYILSQDGLAPEDADQQTLLAALTFRGLAPKVPLYAEALLETNRKHLSRAGVDVTVVRGELAGRALGTLGEHPALWHFVEGLLGVAGHRGMAVRAFAGEERGARWSQLVAKSLAGGGELPVAVFRLRRDIAIKDLLDADSALDSFILELFAAYGQEGRIGSQGPRVVANPGDAVDLAGYDGMIVLRLGALPEAAPGGPGGGL; encoded by the coding sequence ATGAACGGGCCGGCGCGCCTGTGGCGCGGGCTTCTGGGCTCGACCCTGGCCACTTCCCTGGCCCTGGTGGTGGTCATTTTGCTCGCGGCCTCGGCCGCGTTCGATGTCTTCGAGTTCCAATCCGCTCCCGACAGGAATTTTTTCGACGCCCTGTGGTTGGCCATGGTCACGCTGTCCACGGTGGGCTACGGCGACGTCGTGCCCACCACCGTGGCCGGGCGCCTGGTGGCCATGGCCATCATGGCCGCCGGCGTCGGCGTCATGGCCACCCTGACCGGTAATCTGGCCTCGGTGCTCATCGAACGCAAAAACCGTAAACGGCAGGGGCTTATGCCAGTGAGAACCTCGGGACATTGCCTCGTGCTCGGCTACAACGCCCAGGCGCCGCAACTGTTGCGCGCCCTGGCCGCCGCCGCGCCGCACGGGCGCAAACCCGCCGTGGTCCTGGTCGCGCCGCTCGATCCCGAAGTCTTCGCCGGGCTTTCGGCCGATCTTTCCCTCGACGACGCCCTGGAATTCTGCCGGGGCAACCCGGCCCAGGAGCCGACACTGGTCCGGGCCTCGCCCGGGACGGCCCGGGCCGCCTACATCCTGTCCCAGGACGGGCTGGCCCCCGAGGACGCCGACCAGCAGACCCTGCTTGCCGCCCTGACCTTCCGGGGGCTGGCCCCGAAGGTGCCGCTGTACGCCGAGGCCCTGCTCGAAACCAACCGCAAGCACTTGAGCCGGGCCGGGGTGGACGTGACCGTGGTGCGCGGCGAGCTGGCCGGCCGGGCGCTGGGGACGCTCGGCGAGCATCCGGCCCTGTGGCATTTCGTGGAGGGCCTGCTTGGCGTTGCCGGCCATCGGGGCATGGCGGTGCGGGCCTTTGCGGGCGAGGAGCGGGGGGCGCGCTGGTCGCAACTGGTGGCGAAATCCCTGGCCGGCGGGGGCGAACTGCCGGTGGCCGTGTTCCGGCTGCGCCGCGACATCGCCATAAAGGACCTGTTGGACGCGGATTCGGCCCTGGACAGCTTCATTTTGGAGCTTTTCGCTGCCTATGGCCAGGAGGGGCGCATCGGCAGCCAGGGGCCGCGCGTGGTGGCCAATCCCGGCGACGCCGTGGACCTGGCCGGCTATGACGGGATGATCGTGCTGCGCCTGGGCGCCCTGCCCGAGGCCGCGCCCGGCGGCCCGGGAGGCGGGCTATGA
- a CDS encoding FapA family protein: MAYLLKYHFDPDYERRRLRPKSREDGSVDQFDLGYAQNVVAGQLIAEWEELPPDEAPADGDIVSEDLAFPHGEGCRVDPSNPRRLLAAVNGHVASVDGSILVRETLSVGRDIDFHTGNIVAVGDVLIGGNVRSGFLVMGRSVTVRGTVEGAKIRAMAGVSCQAGIQGGGRATVRAGKSIRAKYCENAVLHAGQNILIDGASMHCRLFAGEKLAVKGRLAGGEAYCGEAVYVGEQLGGGGQSQTRLLLGYDPERIHQDQHVKARVREVLLEIEACKVDMGRGDARAEACGQELPRLLAALESCKAQLARLWSSPAAMRRFSACRVIVPGRVGANVEVGIGEAVLAVPEGTRDVVFRYADGEILMEHPALRK, translated from the coding sequence ATGGCGTACCTCCTCAAATACCATTTCGATCCGGACTACGAACGGCGCCGGCTGCGTCCCAAAAGCCGCGAGGACGGGTCCGTGGACCAGTTCGACCTGGGCTACGCCCAGAACGTGGTGGCCGGCCAACTCATCGCCGAATGGGAGGAGCTGCCGCCGGACGAAGCGCCGGCTGACGGCGACATCGTCTCCGAGGACCTGGCCTTTCCCCACGGCGAGGGCTGCCGGGTCGACCCGTCCAACCCCAGGCGGCTGCTCGCCGCGGTCAACGGCCACGTGGCCAGCGTCGACGGCAGCATCCTCGTGCGCGAGACGCTGTCGGTGGGGCGCGACATCGATTTCCACACCGGCAACATCGTGGCCGTGGGCGACGTGCTCATCGGCGGCAACGTCCGGTCGGGCTTTCTGGTCATGGGCAGGAGCGTGACCGTCCGGGGCACGGTGGAAGGGGCCAAGATCCGGGCCATGGCCGGCGTGTCCTGCCAGGCCGGCATCCAGGGCGGCGGCCGGGCCACGGTGCGGGCCGGCAAGAGCATCCGGGCCAAGTACTGCGAGAACGCGGTGCTCCACGCCGGGCAGAACATCCTCATCGACGGCGCGAGCATGCATTGCCGGCTGTTCGCCGGGGAGAAGCTGGCGGTCAAGGGCCGGCTGGCCGGCGGCGAGGCCTACTGCGGCGAGGCGGTCTACGTGGGCGAGCAGCTCGGCGGCGGCGGCCAGAGCCAGACGCGGCTGCTTCTGGGCTACGACCCCGAGCGCATCCACCAGGACCAGCACGTCAAGGCCCGGGTGCGCGAGGTGCTCCTGGAGATCGAGGCCTGCAAGGTGGACATGGGCCGGGGCGACGCCCGGGCCGAGGCCTGCGGGCAGGAGTTGCCGCGCCTGCTGGCGGCCCTGGAGTCGTGCAAGGCGCAGTTGGCCCGGCTGTGGTCGAGCCCGGCGGCCATGCGGCGGTTTTCCGCCTGCCGGGTGATCGTGCCGGGGCGGGTCGGGGCCAACGTCGAGGTCGGCATCGGCGAGGCCGTCCTGGCCGTGCCCGAGGGCACCCGGGACGTGGTCTTCCGCTACGCCGACGGCGAAATCCTCATGGAGCATCCGGCCCTGCGCAAGTGA
- a CDS encoding cyclic nucleotide-binding domain-containing protein: MSDASWRRAELFAGLSPEEIDAVRPSFDEVGLAAGRDVIVEGEPGDDMFLLVSGRVRVRKSMVLKGVAVPALAAEAGGKTLAELSDAQSPFFGEMALLDRDIRSASVTCLTDCRFLRIDRDRFFAFLAARPEIGVRLVTVLAKRLAKVVRKNNTEIVKLTTALALVLSRRGQGRG, from the coding sequence ATGAGCGACGCGTCCTGGCGCCGGGCCGAGCTGTTCGCGGGGCTTTCCCCCGAGGAGATCGATGCCGTGCGGCCGTCCTTCGACGAGGTGGGGCTGGCGGCCGGGCGCGACGTGATTGTCGAGGGCGAGCCCGGCGACGACATGTTCCTGCTGGTTTCGGGCAGGGTGCGGGTGCGCAAGTCCATGGTGCTCAAGGGGGTGGCCGTGCCGGCGCTCGCCGCCGAGGCCGGGGGCAAGACCCTGGCCGAACTGTCCGATGCCCAGAGCCCCTTTTTCGGCGAGATGGCGCTGCTTGACCGCGACATCCGTTCGGCCAGCGTGACCTGCCTGACGGACTGCCGGTTTCTGCGCATCGACCGCGACCGGTTTTTCGCCTTTCTGGCCGCCCGGCCGGAGATCGGCGTGCGCCTGGTGACGGTGCTGGCCAAGCGGCTGGCCAAGGTGGTGCGCAAAAACAACACCGAGATCGTCAAGCTGACCACGGCCCTGGCCCTGGTGCTCAGCCGCCGGGGCCAGGGCCGGGGGTAG